The Ignavibacteriota bacterium genomic sequence TTGACCTTTTTAAAAAATTTCCACCGGAAAAACAGGAATATATATTACCCGCTTTAGCCCAAGCTGAAAGAGAAGATATAAGAAAATTGTCTTCCTATCCTGAAAAAAGCGCAGGTTCGGTAATGACCTCCGAATATGTTTCTTTCCTGCAAAATATATCTGTACAAGAAGCAATAAATAGATTAAGACTTGAAGCGCCCAAAAAAGAAACAATTTATTATAGTTATATTATTGATGAATCTAGAATATTAATTGGAGCAGTTTCTCTTACCGATTTAATAATGGCAAACCCAAATTCCATAATTAAAGATATTATGCAGGAAGAAGTAATTTATGCAAATGTTGATGAAGATCAGGAAACAGCGGCGAGAAAAATACAAAAATTTGATCTGCTTGCAATTCCGGTTGTAAATATGAATCATGTATTAGTCGGTATTATTACTCATGACGATGCTTTAGATATTATTACACAAGAACAAACTGAAGACTTTGAAAAAATTATGGCAATTGCCGGTTCGCATGAATCAGGCGTTTATCTGCAAACATCTGCATTTACGCATTTTAAAAATAGAGCAGTATGGATAATTGGACTGGCAGCACTTGGATTGGTCTCAGGAATAATAATTCATTCTTTTGAATCGACATTAACCGGTTTGATGATACTTGCGCTTTATATGCCAATGGTTGCTGATACAGGCGGAAATACCGGCAGTCAATCTGCTACTGTAATTGTGCGTGCCTTGGCATTAGGCGAAGTTTCGTTTAAAGATATAATTAAAATATTATGGAAAGAATTACGGATATCGGTTTTGTTAGCTTTAGCGCTTGGAATACTTTCTTGGGGAAAAGTTATGTTCCTTTCGCGTGGTAGTGATATACCAAATGGATTTACATTAAACAATATCGGAGTTACAATTGCAATTGCTCTTTCTCTTCAAGTTGTTACATCAACATTAATTGGAGCAATATTGCCTTTAGCGGCATCAAAATTTAAATTTGATCCTGCTATAGTTGCTAGTCCGGCTTTAACTACTATTGTGGATATTACAGGATTGTTGATTTATTTTACAACGGCTAAATTACTTCTTAACCTATAAAAGTGAAATTGATTGAAATTTACTTTTATTGATTTATTGTTTGGAAGAAAATTAATATTACCATAATATGATTGTTTAATTCCGCATAAATTTATTTAAACTTATTTGCTCGTTTAAAAATTTGCAAATATTTAAATTCTAGTTTCTTCGGAAGGCTCAATATGTATTAATACTTCTCGTATTTTATAATTTGAAAGCATAATAATATCCTTAACATTATGCGCTATTAAATGACCTTTACTTACAGTTAAATTTCCGTTTACAACAATATGCGCGTCTACATAATACTCGAATCCCATTTTTCTAACAAAACATTTTTCGACTTCAATAACTTGGTCAACCTTCAATGCCGTTTTCTTGATTTCATTTATCAATTCATCCGAAATATTTGCATCTGTAAGTTCATAAAGCGTGGGTTTTAATAATCTGAAACCGTTGTACAAAATTATTAAAGATGCGAATAAAGCGGCAAAATCATCGGCACTTTCATAACCTTCTCCGCCTATTATTGCAATTAGAATTCCAATAAACGCGGCTGAAGAAGTAATCGCGTCGCTTCTATGATGCCACGCGTCATTTTTAACCGCGGTACTTTCAATTGTTGAACCAATTTTTATAATCTTTCTAAATAAAAATTCTTTAATAAAAATTACGAGTAATAAAACGACTAATGTAAATTTCTCCGGCGCGTGATGCGGTGTAATTATTTCGTGAATACTTTGATAAATAATGATAAATGCGGCAAGAAATAATGAAATAGCTACAACCGCAGCTGCCAAAGGTTCGGCTTTGCCGTGTCCGTACGGATGATTTTCATCGGCGGGCTTTGCCGCATATTTTAATCCGGTTAATACAACAAACGAAGTAAACACATCAGAAATTGATTCAATACCATCGGCCACAAGCGCATACGAATTACCGACTATACCGCTAATTATTTTTACGCTTGCAAGAATTAAACTTGTGAATATTCCGGCTAGAGCAGCTTTAATTCCTTTCTTCAATAATTTTTGTGTGCTCACTTAAATCCCTTAAAATGAAATTAAAAAATATGTTTAATTTTTTTAACTCGTTATGAAAATTTATCTATTATAAATATTTTCTTCTATATTCGATCAAACTAATTAAGATTTTTAACTTCAACTTATATCTAAGTTATAGAGCAACATTATTTTTAAGTATTTATTATAATTTTAAAAAGTTAAAATATTTCGTAAAATTAAAAGTTACTTGAACTCTTTTTGGTTTTGCGCTAATTTAAGTTATAATTTAATCCAAAAAAAATGAGACTATAAAATGAACAATACTAGAATATATAAAATGCAGTTTTCCGGTGTTTATCATCTCTTGATTAAAAAAGCGGAAAAAAAAGGTCGCACTAAGGAAGAAGTGGACGAAATTATTTTTTGGCTCACTGGATATAATAAGCATTCATTAAAAGAGCAGATCGATATTAAAAGTGATTTTGAAACTTTTTTTGCGCAAGCTCCTAAAATAAATCCTAATGTTTCAAAAATTACCGGAGTAATTTGCGGTTACAGAGTTGAGGAAATTGAAGATAAGCTGATTCAAAAAGTTCGTTATTTAGATAAATTAATAGATGAATTGGCAAAAGGAAAACCAATGGATAAGATATTAAGAAAGTAATCCGATTGATAAAATATAATTTATATTATTTGATAGTTTAGTTGAATTACCGTATTAGTATTAAATTCCGAATAATGTACAAAGTCTTTTCCGTTCCAATATTTAATGTTAGATTTAATAATATTGCAGTATTCATCGGTATCGGTAAAAGGCGGATTTAATTTGCCATGCGCGACAAGTGAATCTCGTCTGGCTCTAAAATTACTTTGTATAATTACCTCAATGTCTTTAAAATTATAATCTACTCTATATCCGATCGAACCTTGTTCGATATCATTATAATAAGAAGAGCCAAAACAATACTTCTTTGTTACTGTATTATCATTAAAACTCCCGATATTATAACTAGGAGTTCTCACACCATAGTATATATCATAATCAGATTTTGGAAAAAGAATTAAGGACTTCATTTTATTTACTTTGTAATTTCTAATTAAATATTCATCGGTCGTAGGTCTAACGGATGTTAAAGTATCCAATGAGTAAGAAAAAAACACCAAGTCCTGAAAGCCGTTATCATAACCCGCGCCGATAAATTCCTTTATGCCGTCGTTATCAATATCTTTAATTGTGCCTTCTTGAGAATGACCTGAAGCCCAAAAAGTCCCCGGTAATCTTTTTCCCGTTCTTAAATCTATTCTGTAAATCGCGGAACTAAACGAATCTGAATTATTTGAGATTAAAACCAGTGATTTTTTGCCTGCCATTGTTAATGTGTCAATAATTATTATTGAGTACCTATTTATTAATTTACCTCTGTTCGATTCGGCAATGTCTGAAAATTTATGTGCCCAAATTATTTTTTTATTCTTATCATAACATTTTAGTAATAAGCTTCTTTCCGCATTCTCATTTTTACTAAATTCATTAACACTAATTACTTCATTAATTCCATCATTATTGATATCAAAAATTCTGGTATTATGACGGGCAATATTAATACTTAAATTGTAATTAGATAATCTTTCATTAAAAGACCATAATGTTTTGCCGTTTTTATTTCTAATATGTAGAAAATTGCCGTCAGCATAGTACGAGTATGGATTATCATCCAAATCGATTAGG encodes the following:
- the mgtE gene encoding magnesium transporter — encoded protein: MPMKNLILLPELKEIIETKNWQVLKDISEDIHPAEIAELITALEPDEVWELIEKLELPKRAEVFTHLDLSLQIQISEIIDRKKLAELLTELPSDDRVDLFKKFPPEKQEYILPALAQAEREDIRKLSSYPEKSAGSVMTSEYVSFLQNISVQEAINRLRLEAPKKETIYYSYIIDESRILIGAVSLTDLIMANPNSIIKDIMQEEVIYANVDEDQETAARKIQKFDLLAIPVVNMNHVLVGIITHDDALDIITQEQTEDFEKIMAIAGSHESGVYLQTSAFTHFKNRAVWIIGLAALGLVSGIIIHSFESTLTGLMILALYMPMVADTGGNTGSQSATVIVRALALGEVSFKDIIKILWKELRISVLLALALGILSWGKVMFLSRGSDIPNGFTLNNIGVTIAIALSLQVVTSTLIGAILPLAASKFKFDPAIVASPALTTIVDITGLLIYFTTAKLLLNL
- a CDS encoding cation transporter, with the translated sequence MSTQKLLKKGIKAALAGIFTSLILASVKIISGIVGNSYALVADGIESISDVFTSFVVLTGLKYAAKPADENHPYGHGKAEPLAAAVVAISLFLAAFIIIYQSIHEIITPHHAPEKFTLVVLLLVIFIKEFLFRKIIKIGSTIESTAVKNDAWHHRSDAITSSAAFIGILIAIIGGEGYESADDFAALFASLIILYNGFRLLKPTLYELTDANISDELINEIKKTALKVDQVIEVEKCFVRKMGFEYYVDAHIVVNGNLTVSKGHLIAHNVKDIIMLSNYKIREVLIHIEPSEETRI
- a CDS encoding DUF2200 domain-containing protein — translated: MNNTRIYKMQFSGVYHLLIKKAEKKGRTKEEVDEIIFWLTGYNKHSLKEQIDIKSDFETFFAQAPKINPNVSKITGVICGYRVEEIEDKLIQKVRYLDKLIDELAKGKPMDKILRK